The following DNA comes from Cucumis sativus cultivar 9930 chromosome 7, Cucumber_9930_V3, whole genome shotgun sequence.
TAGTCTTATACAGCAGTTTGTTACAAGTAATGATGTTCATTGCAgtaaaaagtagtttttagTTCTTGATGCTCCTATTTTCTTTGCATCATGACttgttttcttcccttttaGGTGGTGGAAGCATGTCTGGTGGAATGGATGCCAAAACATCCCTTGCTTGGATTATATGCCGAGACAAGCTTTTTCTTTGGACATACTTGTTACCCGTGGCCACCATGAAGTGTGTTGTTCGTGAACTTCCAAAACACATTTTAGATAGCAAAGATATTGGCAGAAATAACTATGATCATTGGTTGCTCAGCATTGTTAATTGGGATAGCCAAAGTCGAAGTTTAAGAAAGTCAATTAAACACCAAAATTCTGTTGGTGTTATAATctgtaataaaaaaacagGAGCTGTTGCGTATTGGCCTGATATCTTTTCAGATGGAGAAACTGCTCCAGTTACCTGTCTAACATCTTCCCATGAGCCAGCtccaatttcatcattttatgATGGGAAGATCGCTTCCCACAGAAATCAAAGTATGAATAGACCAAGGACATTCAACTCTTTGATTGCCTCTGCGGTTCCTGATTCCCAATATGTTTGTATTGCCCTTGCCTGTAGTTCAAATGGCCAGCTTTGGCAGTACCACTGCAGCCCTATGGGAATTCAGTGTACTAAAGTTTCTCAGGATATATGTGGTCTTCACAGCCAAGAGGACGGTAGCTCGCAATATCTTGTGAATGATGGGTATCCAAGGTCTCTAACTTGGTCTTGTTCTCGGCTTCAATCAGATAAATTTAACAGGAAGTTCTTGCTTTTGACAGATCATGAGATACAGTGTTTTTGTCTTAAACTTTTTCCTGATGTACAAGTGTACAAGCTCTGGTCGTATGAAATTGTTGGTACAGATAATGATTTGTgcattaaaaaagatttagcTGGTCAGAAAAGGATCTGGCCTCTTGATTTgcaggaagatgaagaaggtgCAGTTATCACTATTTTAGTTGCTACACTCTGTAAGGATCGCATTAGTAGTTCTAGTTATATACAATATTCCCTTCTTACCTTGCAATACAAATCTGGGGCAGAAATAGATGCTAGTGGTGATAAGAGGATATTGGAGAAAAAAGCCCCAATACAAGTAATAATTCCAAAAGCAAGAGTAGAAAATGATGATTTTTTGTTCTCCATGAGACTTAGGGTTGGGGGCAAGCCTTCGGGATCAGCCCTCATTCTTTCTGGTGACGGAACGGCAACTGTCTCCCATTACTATAGAAGCTCCACGTTGTTGTATCAATTTGACTTACCTTATGATGCGGGTAAAGTATTAGATGCTTCAGTTCTTCCATCTACAGAGCATGGTGAAGGAGCTTGGGTTGTACTGACTGAGAAAGCAGGAATATGGGCAATACCTGTAAAAGCTATTGTCCTTGGTGGAGTTGAACCTCCTGAACGAAGTTTGTCACGCAGGGGAAGTTCAAATGAACGATCAGTGCAAGATGACACTAGAAGCCCCAATTTTTCTGGCAACATTGCTAGTAACCGCAGTTTTGATGTACAGGATGTTGTGGATAGAAAAAAGGCTACTTTGGCTGGAATTGCACATCGAACGGTTCGAGATGAAGAATCAGAAGCTTTGCTACGCCAACTTTTCCATGATTTCCTTTCATCTGGTCAAGTAAATAGCTCTCTTGAAAAGCTGAAGAATTCTGGTGCATTTGATAGGGAGGATGAAACAAATGTGTTTACACGGATGAGCAAGTCAATTGTTGATACCTTAGCTAAACATTGGACTACAACAAGAGGTGCTGAGATTGTGTCGATGACTGTTGTTTCTACTCAGCTGATGGACAAACAgcagaaacatgaaaaatttCTTCAGTTTCTTGCTTTATCGAAGTGCCATGAAGAGTTGTGTTTGAGACAAAGTAtgtttcaattcatttttaatgCTATTTCTCTGCAGTATATCAGTAGATATTTagtatttacttttaaattgaGAACCTTTGTTAATTTTCACCTCATATGCGTTTTTTGTTGGTATGTTTCTTAAACTGGCATAAATGGTCTAGATGCTTTTTCTGTCTTCGGATGTTTATTCTAGGGCAATGAGTTTCTATTTCTGATTATTCTTGGCATTGGTTTGGACTCACATCGGAATTGGCTTGATTTGGgactcaaaattttgttcttggattgggaaggtaatttgtgaaggtaaaatatcaaatataaattaatgaaCCTGAAATGTGGTCCTGATACATGCAGGAAATTCTTTGCAAATTATACTGGAGCATGGAGAAAAGCTTTCTGCCATGATTCAGTTAAGGGAACTGCAGAACACAATTTGCCAAAACCGTTCAACTGGACTTGGCTCCTTGACTTCTAATTCAGAAACTCCAACGTCAGGTGCTCTATGGGATCTTATTCAGTTTGTTGGTGAACGAGCTCGTCGAAACACTGTTCTTCTAATGGACAGAGATAATACTGAAGTGTTCTACAGTAAAGTTTCTGAGCTAGAAGAAGTATTTCATTGTTTAAACAAGCAGCTAGATTTTGTGGTAAGTGCAGACGAATCATATGTGGTCCAGAACCAGAGAGCTTGTGAACTCTCTAAAGCATGTGTTACCATCATGCATGCAGCTCTGCACTATAAAAACGAGCATCAGTTATGGTATCCACCATCTGAAGGCTTAACACCTTGGTATTGTCAACTGGTTGTGCGGAATGGGCTATGGCGCATTGCTTCTCTCATGCTTCAGCTTTTAAATGAAGTTTCTGAGCTTGATATGTCTGCAAAATCTGATTTATATTGCCACCTGGAATTATTAACTGAAGTTCTTCTTGAGACTCATGCTGGAGCTGTCACTGCAAAGGCAGAGCGTGGGGAAAAAACCGAAAGtcttttacataaattttggAGTAGAAGGGATTCACTCCTCAGCTCTCTTTatcaaagaataaaagattCTGTGGAAGCTGAGCataaggttttttttcttgcgTGACGTGTGCTTGTGACCAAGATTTTGGATCTGAATTCATATTGAACGCATGGTTTTGCAGGATTTTAGGGGAGATTTGGTGGAGCAAAAGATAGAAAGCCTCAGGAAGCATTCTTCACGTCTTTTATCTGTTGCAAAACAGCATGAATGCTACAGCATTCTATGGGAAATTTGCTGTGATCTTAATGATCCGGAGCTACTCAGAAAACTTATGGTATGTAGTTCTGTAATTTCATTgcttcatttgatttttgcaaatttatatattatttttttataatatatggtGCTTGCATTTGATTGTTTATCATGCATGGTGCTGCAGCATGAGAGCATGGGGCCTAAAGGAGGGTTTAGCtactttgtttttcaaaaacttcatGAAAATAAACAGTTCTCCAAGCTTTTAAGACTAGGAGAAGAGTTTCATGAAGAACTCTTGATTTTCCTGAAGGAGCATCCCGAACTTTTGTGGCTTCATGAGCTGTTCCTCCATCAATTTTTCTCTGCATCAGACACTCTCCATGCATTAGCTCTGTCTGAAGGTGATGCACCTGTGGTCCCTGAAGTTGGGACAGAACTTGAATCTGACCAATCTAATTCGGAATTAAGATTGGCAGATCGAAAACGTCTTTTATACCTCTCGAAGATAGCTTTAATGGCAGGTATTACTCAACTTTGGTCATGCATTGATCCTATCCTTTCCATTGTTTGTGTCCTTCCTCAAGATcttaacatatttatttgtgCATTGGTATagagcattttttttattttaaataagaaaacttcCTTAAACATGAAAAGGGAggaatctctctctctcacgtGCTAGTCCATCTTTTGGCCGGTTAGCTTACTTcattaaatatcataattcATATCccttaaaacattaaatatcAGAGTCGATCTTTCCAGGATTACACATTAGATGTTACTTATAAGTTATCCCTACCTCCATGCTCGTAGGAATGTATTCTCTATCTTAAACGCATGTGTATTGCCAAGGTGATTCAAGAGTTTATCTCTATGCTGTGTCATATTAGGAAATGCTGATGTGGtgattaaaatgtttatcTGTAGTATTTCCATCACTTGATTGAACCTGATATGCAATGGTGATTGGTAGCTTCTGAAAcctaattgtttttattgatattgtttttcttatttagcAGCAGCAGGTAAAAATGGTGAGTATGAGAGTAAGTTGATGCGCATTGAGGCTGATGCAAAGATACTTAAGTTACAGGTCGGTCTTCTTTCTGTGATGGTATAACTTGATTGAACCTGCTTAAATGTTGACGTCTTTGTCACCTctgatttttcaattatttcatctcatcttattcatattataaacacacacacacacacagtAATATTCTTATAAACTTTTTGTTGAAttgttcacttttttcttattctgtTCTTAAAACTACAGAACTAAATTTTGCAAATGTCCAATACTAAAGTTATTTAACCAATAGATATCGAAGAAGAGAAGGACTCATCAAGAATTACTTGTCGTTCTGGAAAGAAATAGTTAGTAggtttgatattaaaaaagtgCTGGTCTGCCCTTTTAATTTAAGCATGGATACTACTACTCTAAGCATTTTAATGTGATTGGCTTAGCTGTGTTAAACATGATAACTTTGAGGCATCAagctcttttttctttttcattagtttttcCAACTTTGGTTTATAGACATAATCTCATCCATTGCCTGGTTGTTTCACCTGATTCTAGGAAGTCATTTTAGATCTCTATCATGCTGTCGAAACAGAGCAGCAGCTTGACCGTGAACTCCTTCATCCTGATCGCCTTATTCAACTGTGTCTCAAAGCCAAAGAACCAACCCTCTCGTTGATGGCTTTCGACATATTTGCCTGGACCAGTACTTCATTTCGTGAAAACCACCGAAAACTCTTGGAAGAGTGCTGGAAAAACGTTGCAGATCAGGACGACTGGAATGAACTTTATCAAGTGTCTGTAGCTGAAGGATGGAGTGATGAAGAAACGATAAAAAACTTGAGAGAGACAACTTTGTTCAAAGCTTCAAGTAGATGCTATGGAGATGGAGCAACAGAAGTGTTTGGAGAAGAAGGATTTGATGTGGTTTTGCCTCTAAGACAAGAAAATCTTGAAGGTGGTTCTATACTGAAAGATTGTTTAGGCTCTGTTGAGGCAATACTAATGCAACACAAACATTTTCCTGAAGCAGGGAAGTTAATGGTGACTGCCATTATGTTGGGAGTGAAGGATTATGATGATAGAGTGGAAAATGATCCGATTTTGATGGattaatattagtttatgTCATTTTCCATTCGATGAAAGTTGTAGGCCAATTGTGTTTTCTATAAAACTCCATCTAAGTTTTGGCTGctacatatattttctctttgtcATCCcccaaattttgtatatttttagatttctaAGAGAACAATATATCATTGAGACcgtgttctttttttctttctccatgAAGTCAAATGATGTAGAAAGTTtgtattgaaaaacaaaaagagaatgatAAGAGATCATACGATTGGATTTGTTATCGAGAGGTTAAAACAAAGATTAGAAGTAAGATTGGGTGTGGGACAAAAGTAATGATTTGCTTctctttaattgaaaatttcactCACATTTTACTTTTCCCAACTCAgactaaataaattttaagaaacatgcataaatattttactaaaatatacataattaattatcaaacattCAACTCAACAAAAtcgatattttatatataaatattgtgaTCGTAAATTCAATAGTATTAgtaaaaaatgtcaatgttgatgaactctttttaaaaaattataataacaaaaacattaatattattatttacatttttttttacatataataGGGTCGGTtaatagttaaatatataatttttatttaataactatttattgttttattatgttatagcgataaattttatttctgaactttgtaaaaaaaatttattcaacttaaaattttagtttttattttccttggtaaaaaaaattggtgtaATATTAGGATGATCAATTAGagtatttttcaacttttttttttaatgctcACAAGGTATTTGTAAAACATTTCAACTGttcaagtattttttaaaacagaaGTTTATGGTTTCTACTGAAAATTAACAGTAAAAGTATTTTtgagttctttttattgaGAATTTTTGGAAAAACAGCCATTTtcatggatatatatataatttaacctatCATTTGCCCCTTGAAAATTGTAGGTATAGACTAATCTTTGGGgggatttttaaaaataagtgaaATACCAAAAAAGCCCTTGAAAACCTAAATCCCAAAAACTATTTAGTaatctttaataaattatttctaaaattttctttaataatcttttcattacaatattttaatcaatttatttagtaatcttttcattaaaatattttataaaatttatttttaaaaatattatcaataaatttatttaaaggaaagttttaaataaatttattttaatgaaagatttcaataaatttatttaattattttttattagttttttaataaatttatttcataatattttcgttaaagtttttaacaaatacatttaataatgttttcattaaaatattttaatatttattaaataagcatttcatcaaaatagtttgataaatttatttaatgaaagatttcattaaaatatataaatttatttataaattttgtataaaatattttaataaatttatttaatgaaatattttcaataaaattatttaaaggaaagattcaataaatttattttaatgaattcaaaaattattttagtgataaatttcaaaaaaattattaacaattttttattaaagtattttaataaacttttcattaaaatgttttaataaatttatttaatgaaatggtttcaataaatttatttaaataaaatattttcaataggtttatttaaaagaaagattttaataaatttaatttaagtaaagatttcaataaatttaatttaagtaaagatttcaaacaatttattctagtgaaatatttcaaaaaaattatttaataatattttattaaaattctttaataaatttatttaatgagttttcctttaaaatattttaataaatctatttaaggaaaattttcaataattttatttaaaggaaaattttcaacaaatttattttaacgagagattttaataaatttaatttaatgagagATAACATTATTTAAGTgaaaacgtcaagtaaacgTCCACTATACGTAACacgaaaaaaacgtcaagtaaaatctcCACTATATTTGACGCGAATAAACTGTCAAATAAATCTCTACTATATTTGACGCGAAAACCATGTCATATAAAAGTTAAcgtaaaaattttcttttttaaaaccataccTGACATGTTTTTTATGTCAAGTTAATGTTCACTACTTTTAACCCgaataaaatgtcaagtaaaatctactttatacttgacaaaaaaaaaaaaaaaaaaaaaacgtcaaataaagctaacataaaataattaaaaaaaattcgtgaaaacttcatattttttaagactatacttgacgttttttctttaacatagttcatacttgacgtttttttaataaaaacgtcaagtatgtAAAAGTTGCTAGCGTCAAGTAAACCCATTTTTGTAGTAGGGTACATATCTTATAGATAAAGCTAACAATTTCCTCTCAGTCCAAATTAACATCTTATACAGTCCACTCCAAATGCTTGCCATCATCATATAATCATTTCAGTCTATAGAGTCAATTTACTCATACCACTGCATAAATCAACCATTAGCATAATGCTCCCTCGAACAATTACATTTATACATAAACATCATCCATCTCAGTTCAATTGATTCATCATTCTCATAATCATTAAAATCCACGTTTAgcattcaatttcttttaatcattGAAATCTACACATGTGTCCAATAGTAAAAATCTCTTACCTCGATATTAGCATCAAATCCTTGATCGACAGTCACAATTTGAGATAAATCCAATAATTATTCCACAATTTACCAATTATACcttcaaggaaaaaaaaccaaacttaCAGCCAATTGTAAAATTCCATTACGATCTAAAGAATGGCTATTTGGGTGTGTACTAAACCCACACAAACTCACCAAAAGGCTCAAGAAGGTTGAAGTGGCTTGGCTTAAAGAGGGCTGCTCAAAATGGCTCGCAATGGAAGATGGTCCGCTCACGCGGCTGAGGGAGGAAAGTACGGGCTCGGCTAACTTCCCGTGGCATCGTCAGACCGAGCAGAAACTGACGGAGACTGGTTTGAAAacggagaagaagaagagggagtTGATGGGAGAAAGATAGGAGGAGGGAGATGGTGGCCGACAGTTgtgaattgaagaagaagatggtgaATAGGATGAGAATAGTATTATtttagtagtaataataataaggtaTGGGTTTGGTGGGGGAAAATGGGGGACAAaaatgcttcttcttctttttttatttttttttcacataaatttttatctcctttcttaaaattttcatatgattttCAAGTTATTAACGATACAAtgttcattcttcttttaaaatttcattacaATCGGTTGGAATActctaaacataattaaaaattttcttttaaaaattttaaaatttcaagagtgGATTCTTTTGTATggttaaaaaaacacacatgaataaataatgttaataattttttttttttttgttaaaatttggaatttcaaaagtagagtattaacaaacaaataattattttaaaattttattaaaatcttttgatATATTCTAAACAACAATaagatatttttgtaaaataaataaacaaatagaatAGAGGttgaaaaagattttaacaaaattctaaaacaattattaacatttattattattatttttttattggagtGTGTCACTTGAAGAGACAGATATTTtatgaagaggaagaggaagaaagtgGGAAGTGTGTGATTGGGGGAGatgcttttcttctttggcTTAGAGagaaattacataaaaaaaaaaaagcaaagctgaagagagagagaagaaaaaggatgcTTTTCTCTTTGATTCACTTGAAAcaatcatataaaaataatgaaagaactGACAGTGACCACTTATTTTTAGAGAATTTGAAAGACTGGAAGGCAAGAAAGGGAAAGGACTAAAGGCAACTAAGAAACCCAAAAGAGAGAATAGCTTTTGGAAAAAcagaagttgaaaaaaaataaaatgatcaaaatcaaaaccctCACACTAGACAGAGGAGAGAACTcgaaaacaaatgaaagaatgtaTTGTTAATGAAGAAAAGGATATCGTGCCAAGAAAGTTGAAAGGGTGAGTTTCTTATTGTGGGTATCGTGCGAAGAAAGTTGAAACGTGAAGCTCCAAGACGCAGCGTCGTGGAAGCCATTTGCGACGTGTTGCAGCGTACGTTGGAGAAATTTTCTTAGTCGTTGACGTGAGCTACGTTGGGGAAAGTATCATCGACGTGCCTGCCGACGTCCTCAACGACATCACAGAGTTGGTAAGAATTTTCGGCGACGCATTGCCACATTGGAGAAAATCTTATTTCTTAccatgaattaataaaaaaaattgagaaaaagaaaaagaaaatcaaaaaataattaagaaaaagaaaaactaaagcagtagaaataaatgagaaaagggaaaagaaattcaatagaaataattgagaaaaaggaaaacgaaaccaatagaaatactgaaagatttttttcCAATCATTTCTTATACAATGTGAAACTTTTTAGAactagaaatagaaaatattacCAAACTGGTATAAAtggtcttttttttgttatatggtTAAATgcatcaatatttattttttgggtttctttaatttattatttcataatgtttaggtcaaaaagtgtttttctttaatgaattTCCACcgcattttatttttctttaaaatacaatttaactTCCTAGGTTATTATctatcattaaaaaaacattataaacTTGATTTGAGCATTAATAGAGTATAATAAATCtttcaaattgtaaaaatgaaaacactctaaataattaaataaattttcctaataaaataaaatgaagaaaggtTAGATacttaaactataaaaatgaaatttcaatgaactaatttagaaatgaaaaaaggtagaaaaatccaaacaaTGAGATATGTTTAGACCAATGTTAGActgaattacaaaatttgttgCAATTATAGACTACCAAATAAATCTATCCTAATAATCCCTAAAC
Coding sequences within:
- the LOC101211181 gene encoding nuclear pore complex protein NUP133 isoform X2; this translates as MFSPGTKRRNLSSRTDRTSAPPTQSDSPITPLSAIRNPPLGNLVPNRPGTGTPAPWAPRLSVLARISPVNRSDKEDETDPVKPVYVGEFPQVVRDEQASLIQQFVTSGGSMSGGMDAKTSLAWIICRDKLFLWTYLLPVATMKCVVRELPKHILDSKDIGRNNYDHWLLSIVNWDSQSRSLRKSIKHQNSVGVIICNKKTGAVAYWPDIFSDGETAPVTCLTSSHEPAPISSFYDGKIASHRNQSMNRPRTFNSLIASAVPDSQYVCIALACSSNGQLWQYHCSPMGIQCTKVSQDICGLHSQEDGSSQYLVNDGYPRSLTWSCSRLQSDKFNRKFLLLTDHEIQCFCLKLFPDVQVYKLWSYEIVGTDNDLCIKKDLAGQKRIWPLDLQEDEEGAVITILVATLCKDRISSSSYIQYSLLTLQYKSGAEIDASGDKRILEKKAPIQVIIPKARVENDDFLFSMRLRVGGKPSGSALILSGDGTATVSHYYRSSTLLYQFDLPYDAGKVLDASVLPSTEHGEGAWVVLTEKAGIWAIPVKAIVLGGVEPPERSLSRRGSSNERSVQDDTRSPNFSGNIASNRSFDVQDVVDRKKATLAGIAHRTVRDEESEALLRQLFHDFLSSGQVNSSLEKLKNSGAFDREDETNVFTRMSKSIVDTLAKHWTTTRGAEIVSMTVVSTQLMDKQQKHEKFLQFLALSKCHEELCLRQRNSLQIILEHGEKLSAMIQLRELQNTICQNRSTGLGSLTSNSETPTSGALWDLIQFVGERARRNTVLLMDRDNTEVFYSKVSELEEVFHCLNKQLDFVVSADESYVVQNQRACELSKACVTIMHAALHYKNEHQLWYPPSEGLTPWYCQLVVRNGLWRIASLMLQLLNEVSELDMSAKSDLYCHLELLTEVLLETHAGAVTAKAERGEKTESLLHKFWSRRDSLLSSLYQRIKDSVEAEHKDFRGDLVEQKIESLRKHSSRLLSVAKQHECYSILWEICCDLNDPELLRKLMHESMGPKGGFSYFVFQKLHENKQFSKLLRLGEEFHEELLIFLKEHPELLWLHELFLHQFFSASDTLHALALSEGDAPVVPEVGTELESDQSNSELRLADRKRLLYLSKIALMAAAGKNGEYESKLMRIEADAKILKLQEVILDLYHAVETEQQLDRELLHPDRLIQLCLKAKEPTLSLMAFDIFAWTSTSFRENHRKLLEECWKNVADQDDWNELYQVSVAEGWSDEETIKNLRETTLFKASSRCYGDGATEVFGEEGFDVVLPLRQENLEGGSILKDCLGSVEAILMQHKHFPEAGKLMVTAIMLGVKDYDDRVENDPILMD
- the LOC101211181 gene encoding nuclear pore complex protein NUP133 isoform X1, whose product is MFSPGTKRRNLSSRTDRTSAPPTQSDSPITPLSAIRNPPLGNLVPNRPGTGTPAPWAPRLSVLARISPVNRSDKEDETDPVKPVYVGEFPQVVRDEQASLIQQFVTSGGSMSGGMDAKTSLAWIICRDKLFLWTYLLPVATMKCVVRELPKHILDSKDIGRNNYDHWLLSIVNWDSQSRSLRKSIKHQNSVGVIICNKKTGAVAYWPDIFSDGETAPVTCLTSSHEPAPISSFYDGKIASHRNQSMNRPRTFNSLIASAVPDSQYVCIALACSSNGQLWQYHCSPMGIQCTKVSQDICGLHSQEDGSSQYLVNDGYPRSLTWSCSRLQSDKFNRKFLLLTDHEIQCFCLKLFPDVQVYKLWSYEIVGTDNDLCIKKDLAGQKRIWPLDLQEDEEGAVITILVATLCKDRISSSSYIQYSLLTLQYKSGAEIDASGDKRILEKKAPIQVIIPKARVENDDFLFSMRLRVGGKPSGSALILSGDGTATVSHYYRSSTLLYQFDLPYDAGKVLDASVLPSTEHGEGAWVVLTEKAGIWAIPVKAIVLGGVEPPERSLSRRGSSNERSVQDDTRSPNFSGNIASNRSFDVQDVVDRKKATLAGIAHRTVRDEESEALLRQLFHDFLSSGQVNSSLEKLKNSGAFDREDETNVFTRMSKSIVDTLAKHWTTTRGAEIVSMTVVSTQLMDKQQKHEKFLQFLALSKCHEELCLRQRNSLQIILEHGEKLSAMIQLRELQNTICQNRSTGLGSLTSNSETPTSGALWDLIQFVGERARRNTVLLMDRDNTEVFYSKVSELEEVFHCLNKQLDFVVSADESYVVQNQRACELSKACVTIMHAALHYKNEHQLWYPPSEGLTPWYCQLVVRNGLWRIASLMLQLLNEVSELDMSAKSDLYCHLELLTEVLLETHAGAVTAKAERGEKTESLLHKFWSRRDSLLSSLYQRIKDSVEAEHKDFRGDLVEQKIESLRKHSSRLLSVAKQHECYSILWEICCDLNDPELLRKLMHESMGPKGGFSYFVFQKLHENKQFSKLLRLGEEFHEELLIFLKEHPELLWLHELFLHQFFSASDTLHALALSEGDAPVVPEVGTELESDQSNSELRLADRKRLLYLSKIALMAAAAGKNGEYESKLMRIEADAKILKLQEVILDLYHAVETEQQLDRELLHPDRLIQLCLKAKEPTLSLMAFDIFAWTSTSFRENHRKLLEECWKNVADQDDWNELYQVSVAEGWSDEETIKNLRETTLFKASSRCYGDGATEVFGEEGFDVVLPLRQENLEGGSILKDCLGSVEAILMQHKHFPEAGKLMVTAIMLGVKDYDDRVENDPILMD